From Carya illinoinensis cultivar Pawnee chromosome 5, C.illinoinensisPawnee_v1, whole genome shotgun sequence, one genomic window encodes:
- the LOC122310786 gene encoding pentatricopeptide repeat-containing protein At5g61370, mitochondrial, whose translation MHIVMKSKWRNFLWQVIRAHKHEHRYLCLYCTMQPNLPPPNLQELCSIISSSIGGLDELELNLNKFSASLTSSLVTQVIDSCKHEAPSRRLLRFFLWNRKNLNYSLEDKDYNHSIRVFAEKNDRTAMDILISDLRKEGRAMDTHTFSVVAETLVKLGREDEALGIFKNLDKYKCPQDRVTVTAIITALCGKGHARRAEGVVWHHKDKISGVEQCIYRSLLYGWSEQENAKEARRIIKEMKSAGFMPDLFCYNTFLRCLCERNLKRNPSGLVPETLNVMMEMRSYKIVPTSISYNILLSCLVRARRVKEACRILETMRKSGCSPDWTSYYLVARVSYLTGRYGKGNKIVDEMIAEGLVPDRMFYYDLIGILCGAERLNHALELFERMKRCSLGGYGPVYDVLIPKLCRGGDFEKGKELWNEAMGMGVTLHFSSDVLDPSITKVFKPTRNLEKVSLVECTAAKKLVQVANNFEKASNKKKKNKTGEVNNGRKHWMGMVDYCHWSFSFFHFSFLRLSLILKLFPQMILLVKSRTGCEPLPDAHFYLELSFCKG comes from the exons ATGCACATCGTTATGAAATCGAAATGGCGAAATTTTCTTTGGCAAGTTATCAGAGCCCACAAACACGAACATCGATATTTATGTCTTTACTGCACAATGCAGCCAAACCTGCCACCACCCAATTTGCAGGAGCTATGCAGTATCATTTCAAGTTCGATTGGTGGATTAGATGAACTAGAATTGaatctaaataaattttcaGCTTCTTTAACATCATCACTAGTGACCCAAGTAATTGACTCATGCAAGCACGAAGCACCCAGTAGAAGATTGCTGAGATTTTTTTTGTGGAATCGTAAGAATTTGAATTATAGTTTGGAAGACAAGGATTATAATCATTCCATTCGAGTATTTGCTGAGAAAAATGATCGCACGGCAATGGATATATTGATTTCAGATCTTAGGAAGGAAGGTCGGGCTATGGATACTCATACTTTTAGTGTTGTAGCTGAGACATTGGTTAAACTGGGGAGAGAAGATGAGGCATTGGGTATTTTCAAGAACTTGGACAAGTACAAGTGCCCCCAAGATAGAGTTACTGTCACTGCAATTATAACCGCTTTATGCGGAAAAGGGCATGCTAGGCGAGCAGAGGGGGTTGTTTGGCACCACAAGGATAAGATTTCTGGTGTAGAGCAATGCATTTACAGGAGCCTTCTCTATGGTTGGTCTGAGCAGGAGAATGCCAAGGAAGCGCGAAGAATCATCAAGGAAATGAAGTCAGCTGGGTTTATGCCAGATTTATTTTGCTATAATACATTCCTTCGGTGCCTTTGTGAGAGAAATCTTAAACGCAATCCTTCTGGCCTTGTTCCTGAGACCTTGAATGTGATGATGGAGATGAGGTCCTATAAGATTGTACCAACGTCAATTAGTTATAATATCTTGCTTTCTTGTCTTGTAAGGGCAAGAAGAGTGAAGGAAGCTTGTCGAATTCTTGAGACAATGAGGAAGTCAGGCTGTTCTCCAGATTGGACTAGCTATTATCTTGTTGCAAGGGTATCGTATTTGACTGGGAGATATGGTAAAGGTAATAAGATAGTGGATGAGATGATTGCAGAAGGGTTGGTACCAGATCGTATGTTTTACTATGATTTGATCGGTATTCTATGTGGAGCTGAGAGGTTGAATCATGCTCTTGAGCTCTTTGAGCGAATGAAGAGATGTTCGTTGGGTGGTTATGGGCCAGTTTATGATGTGCTTATACCAAAACTGTGTAGGGGAGGGGACTTTGAGAAGGGTAAAGAGCTCTGGAACGAGGCCATGGGAATGGGTGTTACTCTTCACTTCTCAAGTGATGTGTTGGACCCTTCAATCACCAAGGTTTTCAAGCCAACAAGGAATTTGGAAAAGGTCAGCCTTGTGGAATGCACCGCAGCCAAGAAGCTagtacaagttgcaaataattttgaaaaggccagcaacaaaaagaagaaaaacaagacT GGTGAGGTGAATAATGGAAGGAAACATTGGATGGGAATGGTAGATTATTGTCACTggtccttttctttctttcacttttcctTCTTAAg GTTATCATTGATTCTAAAACTGTTTCCACAGATGATTTTGCTTGTGAAGTCGAGAACTGG ATGTGAGCCACTTCCTGATGCACATTTCTATCTAGAG CTATCGTTTTGCAAAGGTTGA